Proteins encoded together in one Orbaceae bacterium lpD01 window:
- a CDS encoding ATP-dependent helicase, with protein MSSFSPTPQQTLAIDYTGSMVITACPGSGKTTVIKEKIRNITSNLPEHKGVIAITFTRKASSELESRCKAEAHDTKHSFFGTIDSFCLNEIIIPFLSRVWGGIPTKCKVLKKLAPPYVNFIEKKFIGTPSIININEDSGYKRLYNEGILWMGSFAALALKVLNDSPSARRYIKSRYSHIFIDEYQDSSLAQHQLFLKINELGLCSIAVGDVCQSIYEFRGGDSKLLLELVNNIESFKHFAIDINHRCHPSIVNYASRLLDPNYHLQSTNEIRVYRMRMNGNYQDIATEISKWISECLLNKVDGLEKAAQIAILAKKENSLTLLCSGLDINFRLYVDTPLDESDTDCSDLYKDLLAYKHGTISTAQELINMLYDGMITNNNMQLLLRKKVKIIRENLPNEDLLDKFHEIANILGIEFTEKEDNALIEIISNDILIKQFMPLDDSEVQVMTLHKSKGLEFKIVFHLDLEEWSFPYREFIQNSFTPEYPALQQDLNLHYVGITRAENYCILISAKLRQNSSGKFKTSEESYFLKLPQLDGLYK; from the coding sequence ATGAGCTCTTTCTCACCAACACCTCAGCAAACATTAGCAATTGACTATACCGGTAGCATGGTAATTACAGCATGTCCTGGAAGCGGTAAAACAACAGTTATAAAAGAAAAAATTAGAAACATCACTTCCAACCTTCCTGAGCACAAAGGAGTCATTGCAATTACATTCACACGGAAAGCAAGTTCTGAATTAGAAAGTAGATGTAAAGCAGAAGCTCACGATACAAAACATAGTTTTTTTGGCACAATTGATAGTTTTTGTTTAAATGAAATAATTATTCCCTTCCTGTCAAGAGTATGGGGAGGTATACCAACAAAATGCAAAGTATTAAAGAAACTAGCCCCTCCATACGTTAACTTCATAGAAAAAAAATTTATTGGCACGCCCTCAATCATTAACATCAATGAAGATTCTGGATATAAAAGATTGTATAATGAGGGAATATTATGGATGGGTTCATTTGCTGCTTTAGCATTAAAAGTGCTTAATGATTCACCATCGGCTAGACGATATATCAAATCGAGATATAGTCATATATTTATTGATGAATACCAAGATTCATCCTTAGCACAGCATCAACTGTTTTTAAAAATAAATGAACTTGGTTTATGTTCTATTGCTGTAGGTGATGTTTGCCAATCAATTTATGAATTTAGAGGTGGGGACTCGAAACTTCTTTTAGAATTGGTTAATAATATTGAATCATTCAAACATTTTGCAATAGATATTAATCATAGGTGTCATCCATCAATTGTTAATTATGCTTCAAGATTACTGGACCCAAACTACCATTTGCAATCGACTAATGAAATAAGAGTCTATCGAATGAGAATGAATGGAAACTATCAAGATATTGCAACCGAGATTTCAAAATGGATTTCAGAATGCTTACTTAATAAAGTTGATGGATTAGAAAAAGCTGCACAAATTGCAATATTAGCAAAAAAAGAAAACTCATTAACTTTGTTATGCTCTGGATTAGATATAAATTTTAGACTTTATGTTGATACACCTCTAGACGAAAGTGATACTGATTGCTCTGATTTATATAAAGATCTTTTAGCATATAAGCATGGAACTATAAGCACTGCTCAAGAATTGATTAACATGCTTTATGATGGAATGATCACAAATAACAATATGCAATTATTACTTAGGAAAAAAGTGAAAATAATTAGAGAAAATTTACCTAATGAAGATTTACTCGACAAATTTCACGAAATCGCAAACATTTTGGGCATAGAATTTACGGAAAAAGAGGATAATGCTTTAATCGAAATAATATCTAACGATATTTTAATTAAGCAATTTATGCCATTAGATGATAGTGAAGTACAGGTAATGACACTTCATAAATCTAAAGGGCTTGAATTCAAGATAGTATTTCATCTAGATTTGGAGGAATGGTCTTTTCCATACAGAGAGTTTATTCAAAATAGTTTTACCCCCGAATACCCAGCGCTTCAACAGGATCTAAACCTTCATTATGTGGGGATAACAAGAGCTGAAAATTACTGTATTCTCATTAGTGCTAAGCTTAGGCAAAACTCAAGTGGAAAATTTAAAACATCTGAAGAATCTTATTTTTTAAAACTACCACAGTTAGATGGTTTATATAAGTAA
- a CDS encoding type II toxin-antitoxin system prevent-host-death family antitoxin, producing the protein MPTKVLTAYEVKNRFGEALLSAQSSPVTVTKNGKPVLVMMSMDEYQLLETMKKNHIDSQIKLGLKDIEEGRMVDADTFFNNLLKD; encoded by the coding sequence ATGCCAACTAAAGTCTTAACTGCTTATGAAGTCAAAAACCGATTTGGAGAAGCCTTGCTCAGTGCGCAATCTTCACCCGTGACCGTTACTAAAAATGGAAAGCCTGTGCTAGTGATGATGTCAATGGATGAATATCAACTACTTGAAACGATGAAAAAGAACCACATTGATTCACAAATAAAACTCGGTTTAAAAGACATCGAAGAGGGTAGAATGGTTGATGCAGATACATTCTTTAATAACCTATTAAAGGACTAA
- a CDS encoding isochorismatase family protein → MSKTIRRALIVIDVQNDYFSGNLPIEYPPAEQSLANIETVIDTAKAASIPFVAVQNILSADYMTQNCVFSTVVYAMHMGFDVEYYLMQQAAYLILIKQVLHRLRRFTELFLLLLSLVLGPLLPHRSGLSF, encoded by the coding sequence ATGTCAAAAACGATACGAAGAGCATTGATTGTGATTGATGTTCAAAACGACTATTTTAGTGGTAATTTACCGATTGAATATCCACCGGCTGAACAATCTCTAGCTAATATTGAAACTGTCATTGATACCGCAAAAGCTGCTTCAATTCCGTTTGTTGCGGTGCAAAACATATTATCAGCAGATTACATGACACAGAACTGTGTTTTTTCAACCGTCGTGTATGCCATGCATATGGGTTTTGATGTTGAATATTATCTGATGCAACAGGCTGCGTACCTTATATTAATAAAGCAGGTGCTGCATCGGCTGAGGAGATTCACCGAGCTTTTTCTATTGTTACTCAGTCTCGTTTTGGGGCCGTTGTTACCACACCGGAGTGGCTTGAGCTTTTAA
- a CDS encoding DJ-1/PfpI family protein, with product MYRFSDNKLHGNIDKFELIVCSAERGDITTNAGFSLKGIHNLSVFEQADMIIIPGWRDPNESPTKRLITALRKAHQKGTKIVGLCLDSFVLAAADLLEGRTATTHWCWIDEFTVRYPNIIVQPDFYMLMKEIY from the coding sequence TTGTATCGTTTTAGTGATAATAAACTGCATGGTAATATAGATAAATTTGAACTAATTGTCTGTTCTGCTGAACGTGGCGATATAACCACTAATGCCGGATTTTCACTAAAAGGGATTCACAACTTAAGCGTGTTTGAGCAAGCAGATATGATTATCATACCCGGTTGGCGAGATCCAAACGAGTCGCCAACCAAACGTTTAATTACAGCCTTACGCAAAGCCCATCAAAAAGGCACGAAAATAGTGGGTCTGTGCTTAGATAGTTTTGTACTGGCGGCCGCCGATTTATTAGAGGGCCGTACAGCAACAACTCACTGGTGCTGGATTGATGAGTTTACAGTTCGCTATCCCAATATAATTGTACAACCTGACTTTTATATGTTGATGAAGGAGATATATTGA